Within Tenebrio molitor chromosome 3, icTenMoli1.1, whole genome shotgun sequence, the genomic segment CTTCTAAACACTGATATTGACAGTGAATACGATTTGTATCCTAACAGAAGTGGTGGACATTCTGGTTAAACTGAGAAACGTTTTCGTTCTCTCActgaatcatttattttttcgtcATTACTTAATAGTAATATTTGAATTCAGATTAATTGTCGAGTCAGTTACttaaaaagagtgtgtgcttaagaccgcaccaAAGAAGTGAAACCTTCTATGACGTTCgtaattgattttaaatatattatataaattatattattatggatGATAGTACGTGGAGGAATCAAGAACACCGGGCTTGTGCTAAAATACCGAATAAATACTTCGGATTCAAATCTGTTTAAATATCTTTAAAAAACTCCGTCTATTGTAGTTCTCTATTTTTggtaatttgacatttaaatcCAACGCtgcttttaaaaaatcaattaagcGCTTCAAATTTTCTGTCGagaattttatgttaaaatcTCCACTCAAAATCTGACGTTTCTTGCTCGCTCAGCTAATCTCGGCTTCCCCGAACTAATACGAATAAGCCTTTCACCTGGGATCGTTTGACATGACGCGTGTTGCGTGACGGTGAAACTAACTCACTGCCCAGGAATAATATcgtggtgcgcctaaagaaggcACTTCAAAAATAGCATATTACATGCGTGGTGGAAAATGTTTCATTACAGCGCCAGCGGAGCGATCATATTGAATGATCGTGACGTAGCGTCGATGTTGGTCAGATTGCTACGCATAGTATACTATTTTAGTCGCAGTCAtcactttttatttaattaaattatgtgttacaatattttttagaattaagaaaaaaataacacagcTGCATGACCCCGGCGTTTGACCCCGAATTAGCTACCCCGCTTTTTTCTGTATGTGTcgttctgcttcatttacaCCACGTTGAGGGTGTAAAGGAACCGAACTTTATTTTATGCTAGTTGGTAGATTATGAATTATTGTCCAGATGTTGCGGACTTTGGTGCATTCTTAGGATTAGGTAACTGCAGCTGTCTTAATTGGTTTTTTTGCATGATATCGACCCCAACGAAGTGTCGCAAGTTTTGTAATGGCCCGCCTATAATGTGGGAGATTTTTGTGTATATGAAACAGTTCAGAATTAAAGTTTGTTAAGGAAACAAGTCTTTGATTGCATTTTCTCCGATACGCCTTACActttatttgaagtttgagTTTCACTGGATCCTGACAGAGACGTGAAAAGCTCAATATTAATTGACCAGAAGtgagttaatattttttctttaatatatGTATGGGTTTTATTgggaaagaaattttcaagtagACATTACATTgaatagtttttgaattttgaatttgaggttatatttggcaaattgAACAAAATATATTGCTGTTATTCGGTGGGAAATTTGAACGTGTGTTTTTCTATTCGTCGAattgacagaaacgtcactttccgACCAAGAGAAGCAAGTGGTCACTTTTCATTCACGAGGAACCCTTTTTAGGCAGCAGTGACATATTTTCCAACCTCATGCAGGTTAAAAATAGGCATATTACAATGATAACTGcgaataatagttatttatgtatcaagGGAATTACGACGGTCATAACTACCGAGGGAAATGGGTAAGTTGCCCGAGGTCGTTACTGACCTTGTAACTCATgcgattcattaaaaaaaattgtaataccTATGCGAAAAATGTGTCATTTTTGAATAGTCATTAGTACGTCATTTTCCTATGCGTGCAGAAAAAGGTTTTTTGTTGAGACTGCTGGCAGAGTCTGGCAGTACCAACATGATAACCGTAAATTGTACTATCGGTATTATAGAACCGCTTTCAGCTGTTACGATATTGTTTTTGGTATCGTAACAGCTCTGTTACgaacgcaaaatagaaaaacatctttttcaaatttatatgtactccattctttatcttggtgagtggtcgatgcgatcaagcaagccatgggtagctttgtaagttttactttttccaccaaatttgtgtgtcgtgtaaatcaaatattaacaGTCATCGCTGTCATTTGAATTCAGAATCTTCGTCTAGCATTCATGTCCAAATCTCACAATCTTATgtcgcgaaatgtaaatatatgagccgtacacatcgattcttaaatttaacagtttccgatatgaaaattatcggcGTCCGTCGTCGGTCAATCCGACCGAACATTGTTCCCGTCCCGTGCCGAGCAATATTGCAGAGAAGTTTGGGTTTGAGAAATTAACCGGATTCTTAAACCATAAACAGGACCAAATTTGACCGGAAAGTGTGTGGCCTgtctagaacattttgaaattcccaagcaagttattaaaattttaaaaaaacgatgcgATATGAAGATGACACGTTTGAGGTTACGTCTCGGTGGTCTCGGTGCATATGAATCATGAGCAATTTAAcctggaaaataataattagaaaGACTTTGCAGCGTCTCtatattattgtaatatttgaatatttttcaacaactaccaacgcacttttccattggagctttcaaaaatttctaaattcaacttgacggctTAAATTTTCCCAAGTACCACTTACCAAGATGAAGAATGGAGTATATCTTATTATGGACCTTTACATTTATAAGAGATGGAAAATATGCGCGTGACATCTGCGCATTGTGAGAGAACAGTTGACCACTACACTTATTTCCATTGGTTTAATTCGTCGAAGTTATTTTACCTAACGGTGTTGTCTCATAGGACGCAGAATTCCTTTTCGCAGTGACGTCACTGTGCGACAAAGAGCATTCTTATTTGTAAAGGTCCATTACCCATTAAACACTTCCTATTCTTTAGTCGTTATGCTTATAGAATTTTATCTAATTATTTCAAGTTTTATGTATTCTTCCATCCAATTTTAatactacatatttattttttaaaataccaaAACTatgaattacaaaatttatgaCCCGTGCTACGTATGTAGTGATTACCATCTATGTAagtcattatttactttgtgTCGGTTTTACTACTTTAATTACATTTACAAATCAGTTAGCTAGTTAGTTCGTATACTGCGCTAATCAAAAGTGATAACGAACCATAATGAATTAgttaaaaacttaaaaatgcACTGTAAATATTCCCAAGCagccaattttttaaaagtaagattttatcttttaacataaaattagATAATGAATGCAGTTTCaatatgcaattttttttttatctaaacaAAAGTCcagacatttgtattttaacaaccacatataattatttttgcagtGCATTTATCAATGTGCATAATGAGAATAATTATACTTAATGGTCACACATGATCCCTTTTCGACGATTTTTACGTGTTTGAGATAGTAAGAGGATATCACAGTGATAACATAAAACACAAGAAGCCATACTTgctatttacattttcaatttcaaaattttattttaatttttgatttgtttgatTATGGCTCCTGAAGCTCatcaaaatagtatattatatcattattttgccaccggcggtaaaagatgaatcaccctgtatttgtgGTCTATCTCTTTCTGAGACAGTTGTCTCTCTTGCATTCACATCATCGTctcacacattttttaatggtgCCAGCAGCTCAATAATAACTGATGAGTGATGATAAATAgaagattatatcattaagagtagaagtgtctctttttgtgctaagcccagagattgaagaccgaaacgcagttgaggtcgacaactgggcgaagcacaaaaacagcttctactctgaatgataggtatatactattttatcttcaagcggatcacaaaaaaaaaatcgaacatgaactaacttatttatttttcttttcctgcagttacaatcttcaaattttaaggcactagTAATTTCTACTTCCCTTGTTATTGGTACTTAAAGTTTccataatattagtaaagtctacaatGCTATCCATTCTATCCGATGTACTTTCTGCAAATTTCCACGTAAAACTTTCCCAAAATGGTGAAGGATcgagatttgtaatttttactatCCTGAACTTTTACTACGATAGCAGAGCCCAAATCTTCGATATCTCTCATTGTCAAATTGGTGATTTCATTGCATCGAAAGCGGTCACACTTAGTAACAAGCAAGACCTAACCTACAATAATAACACTAgtttacaaataattattttttttatatacctTTTATCAAAAccttatttttgtgtttagttGCCCTCTATAAATCACAAAtgatagtcaaaatctttttatcACCTCACAGTTTTTTGCTAAAAAAGATAATATTTCTGCTTCTCTTCACGAATACctgcaatttaaattttattgttttaagaCATCTGGTATCAGAAAGTGTTCtaaattgtacaaaataaCTAATAGTAGATCGTGTAAGTTACCTTCTGATCATTTTTGCTGCGTTTGTGGAcaatttatatttgcaaaaaaaggaAGACCTATATCAGAAGCACTGAAATCAGGATATCTGCATTAATTTGGTTTTGCAATAACAAATCAAGGGAAGAAATGGGTTTCACACGTTTTTTGTGAAAGCTGCAGGATAACTCTAATACGATGGGTATctggataaaaaaaattcttcgatTTGGAGTTCCAGTATTTTGGCGAGAGCCCGTGAATCACGAAAACAACTGTTATTTATGCATGACACGGATTTCAGGTATAAATtccaaaaacaaacataaaattcCTTGTCCTGATGTTCTGTCTGTTACAAAGTCGATTCTACGTTCAGAAATCCTACCCCATCCTGTTTgtctttgaaagaaaaaaatgcttggatatcttttaaaaattttgtcgaagaatttttaagaaataaaaaagatgaCTAATATCGGGAAATTGTCCCTGaattattgcaaaataaaatatatttcctTCACTCGCATTTGGACTTCTTTCCTGAAAACTTAGGTAACACGAGTGACGAGCAGGGCGAGCGGTTTCATCACGATGTGAAATTTTTTGGAGATCGGCACAAAGGCTTTTGGAATGAAAGTATGTTAAGGGATTACTGTTGGTCTGTTATAAGGAAAACTGATGCAGAATATTATAAGAAACAAAGTAAAATAGGTAATCTTTAATTTTCTTGATTTAGGAATTACTcttgtattattattgttaatgaTTAAATAGTTCTTTAACCTGACGTgatagaattttttgaatattttttctgaacTCAGTGCCCCAAAATCTACAAgcaattacaattttcagcTAAGGTATATAAACCGTGTAAACCAgtgtaatttataattcttcctcTAGCGAACTCAGAAGTTTTACCTATGTAGCCAGAAACTTTTCATCAGGAGCAATTATGTAGAAATCATACACTTTTCGCCCAGGACTGTCGTCGAATTAGATCCACATTGAGTTTGCCGTAATCTGTATCAATTTTGGAGACGTCGCCATGCATTTCGTTTTCGAAAAGTACACACTCACTTCAGATATTCGCTAAATACAACAAACGTTATCAAAACGTAaatagcaaacgattacaacttGCCTATTAACATTGAAGGGCAATCTTGcgctatttttgacatttgtttgacaTCTGATCTGACATCCATGGACACGCCCACAAGTCTCACAACAGGCGGCTCGTCTTTGATCACAGTCGAATCGGTTAAATAGtggataataattttgttatttcgcttttttagaaGCTTTATCTTAATGgggataatttatttattaaatatttcgtgtaattgatagtttaaataaatcgtgacaaatacTTCAAATGATCTTACATTTGAcccggtcgagccgcctgtggaACACTTCTACTCCGACGACTTGAAGTacttctactccgctcagaaaaaaaatgacagtttaaccgtctctatggagatacacaaaggcgcgattttcgaccgcttgaagataaagcttatttttttagaattaaatggTATAATAGGTTTAGTGATTTGTTTGACAAaatcttagaaaaaaattaaagcctAATGAAGCAGCATTTAAAATCcgtcaaaaattaaagaaaaccaAACCTATGGCAGTAGAGAATGTCGCTATTTCATGTCTCATTGAAACAtcttattgaaaatattaaaattttgtataaacAAAAGGAGTACCTAGTTGGGTACATAAGTTTTATATTTGAAACTTTATCATTCAATTAATTGGTATACAGTAATTGTTTTCTAAGTGTTGTgctcttaaaatttgatatcGTTTCACACACTTTGCAATAAATGCTTTCAATGAAACAATGACAAAACTAAACAAAGAAacgaaaatgtaataaaatgtttgaattaatatttgaacaataggtatatttcaaatttatttaaaaacattgtTTTCTAAGATTCTATCGAAGGAATCACCAAATCTATTACATATACCATTtgattcttaaaaaaataagcttTTTAAGGATACCCCATTTAACCCAtattcccatttaaaaaaatcaagttggcgttgtattttgaaaacttatggataaaaaaatattttaaaacattttagaaGAAGGTTTTAATAAGTCTTAAGTCTGTTTAAAATTTCAGGGTTCTAGCTTAAACCATTTTAGCAGGACGGAACCAATTCCATACATAATGGCAACCCTGTATGTATGCTTTCTTTTATATACTCACCTAGGTATATTTTATATGCGTTACGGTATTTGGTATCATTCTGAAAACTTCTCAAGAATAGTTTCaacaatttattcaaattttaaaagcccctttatatttaatattgaCATATGTATAGACGAGTTTTCATCATTAATTTACTGAATTTTCACCAAATTCTGAATCTAAGACTTCAAACAACATTTTGTATAAATtcttttccatattttttgaatacatAAAGTCAATGTGGTCAAAATCTTCACCGGTAATGTCTGAAGGAGTTGGATATTGTTCTTTGTTGTCGCTCCCGATTTCACCAAACAACCTGTCAGTATTCTAAAATACGAAATTTTATCAATTACTTATTGagaaaaatatccaaatataCTTTTTGCTTGTATAAACTATCACTTTTCCCATAAAACAGTCTTACTGGTATGTCTATTTTTGACAGATCATATTTTGGAGGTTTCGCTTGTCCATAAAtctccatatttttttttgacccgtaatcaaatttttgaaatctttTGCTTCTGActatttgtaaatattgttTCAGTTGGTAGATGGATATACCGCTTGGCCAATAGCTGTAATACAGCAGCAAATCTTCCTGAAATACAACTtctatttttgtgaaaactaaAGTAACTACAGCTTACAGCTTGAAATTGTACTGTTTTACCAAAAGCGACATTGATTAGAAGGAAGCAAACACCAGGAGACACAGTTTTGCAAAAACCGGTAAGAAATCTATGGATCAATTCTTCTTGATATAAAAGGCCTTTAATTTGGAGGATACCTAGAATGTCCTGGCAAAAACatgttgcaaaatattttgctgCTGTGGTATTAGTACTTACAAGGATTGGAATACCTATCGGTGTAGCGAGTTCTAAGACGGTGATCCCATCTAAGTAAACTATTGGAGCAAGAGCAATTAATCCCTTAATGAGGCCCTGTTTTTTTCCGGGATTTTCTGAAGCGTGCATGAAACCCAGAGTCGTACCCATCGAGTGCCCAATATAAATGATATCTCCAGCTCTTCCCGTTTGG encodes:
- the LOC138126954 gene encoding lipase member K-like, yielding MSLVAFLIAMGSTLFLLALLPFCAVGINFKNNACHSFGMYHLAPFSSKCYYNPDVLSTVPVMTERHDYDQETHSAITDDGYILNVFRITSKNQKPTKSPVFVQHGIATNSGPWVDIGNRSLAFRLADEGYDVWLGNVRGSTYSNAHEELNVNIPKYWEFNLDTIAQKDIKTQLQLVADQTGRAGDIIYIGHSMGTTLGFMHASENPGKKQGLIKGLIALAPIVYLDGITVLELATPIGIPILDILGILQIKGLLYQEELIHRFLTGFCKTVSPGVCFLLINVAFGKTVQFQAEDLLLYYSYWPSGISIYQLKQYLQIVRSKRFQKFDYGSKKNMEIYGQAKPPKYDLSKIDIPVRLFYGKSDSLYKQKNTDRLFGEIGSDNKEQYPTPSDITGEDFDHIDFMYSKNMEKNLYKMLFEVLDSEFGENSVN